The following are from one region of the Pocillopora verrucosa isolate sample1 chromosome 3, ASM3666991v2, whole genome shotgun sequence genome:
- the LOC136279451 gene encoding uncharacterized protein isoform X3 produces the protein MLKVAIFYNYYLFTNTIFYLADCSFNGCQKYFYEKLADTVLYCTPGYTSFPKDGISSEKNENLNAFFNQYKRRFFERRSLKRPVYTLKLDQEGKIVRDKNGILVVLVNSYVQGELKTTKQLLYREAVDGVLSSLHYIKGVLGEDTCLPGGVNALSRLFNQKYVFKGIFNLIRAFLARCSTCQVNNPLPMRVLPPPVPIRSFRPHSRLQCDLIDMAPKKHRSFMQNNCWSYRYILTVKCCFSKFCWLFPLKTKSAEEVYAILKALFIKEGSPTVIQSDNGGEFIGEVVQKLCKEFEVCMVHGRPHHPQSQGQIENLNKQVKRLLARFLQQLPRDLQANVWPLLLSAIADLLNCKWHSTINDVPFRIYKNREPSCLVDYIIPDDSMWTESIEDGCLEDYEFSSEDFIELERHGESTSMDKSKLEEITEAILQISSETILLSSLGVSAKQLSAAVKKIVQGNSHSPPFHSHNNIPLQSVDSEAEFQVESITKYLFNLSEEYKSKMVDVLEATEHTIQKNHKRALKRAKEREFKVGDKVLFQNPRSEGLHFSKPDPFQPLNVLGVIKEVRPGGMFKVEIECGEQLVVKSIFGGQMVLFKEKQCELPLCETPPKLSLLNMHNFISEFGLTVRKEMYNRSLRLRKVAHHRSIDDLLKSYCQVLDYGLLAMVSSFSDREEEEAVFYQKFVTGLQTLQASGFQYFLYGTIFWERDRKQNLGKSILSHLTSYEEHSDCLSCVGEQKETPCFHPCCQNLVLQMAVNCGLFCVTIDGCIVPSDDSIMKTSQTAPKETPLLSSHTTEASTSCHDKDSIKRPSTQVGVDEPVFNKDDLLDHTNDVNVDVGSNRCSTPQGSLKTHEVTLGEPSTSLLFMPGSNQGMLWKPAELKDKCQQHLENIDPYCSELAKFVMPLKGFLAAINPSQDNATERSNLRYFLKIIDKHANKDVQSQVRLSSNNGSQECMQVQGYSSFCGLCAMNNAIGCSRKGPTLFNLFDLDLAADIIWLKQVCEVGCGFSVPLEPMRGLDGDYSILAMEEAAIRKNCTFQRLDLPLRALVDGAAINSLDPSSLQEFYSLLLGLFQADERPSLIVRTKEYHFVTLLFKADAIVLLDSRRTSALPLSLKDGLGYIQREAYQNPDFAAVNLQGPGTYGNPVRVNDLPEVKLHTNFHCTLDEVWDLSSTISDDTIIATLHGQVKAKDVRTLKPGNQINDVVINYIGPFLMSQKKDVYVASTFWLNHCSQELGLKEMLRCDFHKYEKFIFPVHCPGHWWCVLIDRPMKLYGEFDSLCKDRRSDYVFQVLCREFKTANIDISSFRRLSQEEREKLPSQGQNVFDCGVFVLGFISAFVNNLEMNFSLRDMPFLRNSFAKIIMNGQPVCDIKNCPSTQESCHPACEEGGHGSVLGLVGCSTIETMRCRGQENICSDKESGVSGTGLIHCAGENSSARIGEDGIKKCRTGVSPFSPDKTMEEVSVGFGVAFPGKYELGDFEKDYEDMEDDPFVVPPPLLPLDIQLRDKDTELSNENNIQASEPDDEDLVLYELLKPPYDASHELPTLQMLYSKEERKVFQGLNPITEQYLFKLRKEKGINVPRGCYHAVMTTEEMVDFDYWRQVRKGKSRQRFFHYRWDRAFEVWTKETTEELIDVASILERVDSDGWVLLNITEQYHYEMWRDWKWRQLEEKDLL, from the exons atgttaaaGGTAGCAATCTTCTATAACTATTACTTATTCACAAATACTATATTTTATTTAGCAGATTGTAGCTTCAATGGAtgccagaaatatttttatgaaaaactggcAGATACAGTTTTGTATTGTACTCCAGGATATACATCTTTCCCAAAAGATGGTATTTCTTCAGAgaagaatgaaaacttaaatgctTTCTTTAATCAGTATAAAAGACGATTTTTTGAACGACGTAGCCTGAAAAGACCAGTCTACACACTAAAACTTGACCAAGAAGGTAAGATTGTCCGTGACAAAAATGGTATCCTTGTTGTTTTGGTCAACAGTTATGTTCAAGGAGAGCTTAAGACTACAAAGCAACTTCTCTACAGAGAGGCTGTAGATGGTGTATTAAGCAGTTTACACTACATTAAAGGTGTCCTTGGAGAGGATACTTGCCTCCCTGGAGGGGTGAATGCCTTGAGTAGGctattcaatcaaaaatatgtatttaagggTATTTTCAACCTTATTAGGGCCTTCTTGGCTCGATGCTCAACATGTCAGGTCAACAACCCCTTGCCAATGCGAGTGCTTCCCCCTCCTGTCCCCATTAGATCTTTTCGCCCCCATTCCAGACTACAGTGTGACCTTATAGACATGGCCCCAAAGAAGCACCGTAGTTTTATGCAGAATAATTGTTGGAGCTACCGTTACATTCTAACAGTCAAGTGCTGTTTCTCGAAGTTTTGTTGGCTGTTCCCGTTAAAAACAAAGTCTGCAGAAGAAGTGTATGCCATTCTGAAGGCCTTGTTCATCAAGGAAGGGTCACCTACTGTAATTCAGTCAGATAATGGTGGTGAATTCATTGGAGAGGTAgtgcaaaaactttgcaaagaatTTGAAGTTTGCATGGTTCATGGTAGGCCACACCACCCACAGTCTCAAGGCCAGATAGAAAATCTCAACAAGCAAGTCAAAAGGTTACTTGCAAGGTTTTTACAACAGTTGCCTAGAGATCTTCAGGCCAATGTCTGGCCTTTACTACTCTCTGCTATTGCAGACCTTTTGAATTGCAAGTGGCACAGCACAATTAATGATGTGCCTTTTCGAATATATAAGAACCGTGAGCCTTCCTGCTTGGTGGACTACATCATCCCAGATGATAGTATGTGGACAGAAAGTATTGAAGATGGTTGCCTTGAGGATTATGAATTTTCATCAGAAGATTTCATTGAACTTGAGAGACATGGGGAAAGCACTTCCATGGATAAATCTAAATTAGAAGAGATAACAGAGGCCATCCTGCAAATTTCTTCTGAGACCATATTATTGTCTTCATTGGGTGTTTCAGCTAAGCAGCTGTCAGCAGCTGTTAAGAAGATAGTGCAAGGAAATTCACATTCTCCACCTTTTCACAGTCACAACAACATCCCACTTCAATCAGTGGATTCAGAGGCAGAATTCCAGGTAGAGAGCATCACAAAATACCTCTTCAACTTGAGTGAAGAATACAAATCTAAGATGGTGGATGTCCTTGAAGCAACAGAACACACCATTCAAAAGAATCACAAACGGGCTCTTAAGAGGGCTAAAGAGCGGGAATTTAAGGTGGGAGACAAAGTTCTCTTCCAAAATCCACGTTCAGAAggattgcatttttcaaagcCAGATCCCTTTCAGCCCTTGAATGTTCTGGGGGTCATCAAAGAGGTGCGTCCTGGAGGAATGTTCAAGGTGGAGATAGAATGTGGAGAGCAATTGGTAGTTAAATCCATTTTTGGTGGCCAGATGGTTTTGTTCAAGGAAAAGCAGTGTGAACTTCCCCTTTGTGAAACACCCCCCAAGTTATCTTTGCTGAATATgcacaatttcatttcagagtttGGCCTAACTGTGCGTAAGGAGATGTATAATCGAAGTCTAAGGTTGAGGAAAGTGGCTCACCATAGAAGTATTGATGATTTATTGAAGAGTTATTGTCAGGTTCTGGATTATGGACTCCTTGCCATGGTATCGTCGTTTTCTGacagagaggaagaagaagctGTGTTTTACCAGAAGTTTGTAACTGGCCTTCAAACTTTACAGGCTTCGGGTTTTCAGTACTTTCTCTATGGTACAATCTTTTGGGAGAGAGACAGAAAGCAAAACCTGGGAAAGTCAATTCTAAGTCATCTCACCAGTTACGAGGAACACTCTGACTGCTTGTCATGCGTTGGAGagcaaaaagaaactccatgcTTTCATCCCTGCTGCCAGAATCTTGTGCTTCAGATGGCTGTTAACTGTGGGCTCTTCTGTGTAACAATAGATGGTTGCATTGTACCATCTGATGATAGTATAATGAAAACATCTCAGACAGCTCCAAAGGAAACCCCTCTGTTAAGTAGCCATACAACTGAGGCTAGTACTTCATGCCATGATAAAGACAGTATCAAAAGACCTAGCACCCAAGTCGGTGTTGATGAGCCAGTGTTCAATAAGGATGATCTGCTTGACCATACAAATGATGTAAATGTTGATGTTGGATCCAACAGATGCAGTACACCCCAAGGAAGTCTGAAAACCCATGAAGTCACCCTTGGTGAGCCATCCACATCATTGCTGTTCATGCCAGGAAGCAATCAAGGAATGCTATGGAAGCCAGCTGAGTTGAAGGACAAGTGTCAGCAACATCTAGAGAACATTGATCCTTACTGCAGTGAACTGGCCAAGTTTGTAATGCCCTTGAAGGGCTTTCTTGCAGCCATAAATCCTTCTCAAGATAATGCCACAGAAAGAAGTAACTTGAGGTACTTTTTAAAGATTATTGACAAGCATGCAAATAAAGATGTACAGAGCCAAGTGCGCCTAAGTAGCAACAATGGCAGTCAGGAGTGTATGCAAGTTCAAGGGTACAGCTCATTCTGTGGACTTTGTGCAATGAACAATGCAATAGGTTGTTCCAGGAAAGGACCTACtttgttcaatttgtttgaccTAGATTTGGCAGCAGACATCATTTGGTTAAAACAGGTTTGTGAAGTTGGCTGTGGATTTTCTGTACCTTTAGAGCCTATGCGGGGTCTTGATGGTGACTACAGTATTTTAGCAATGGAGGAGGCAGCAATTAGGAAGAACTGTACATTTCAAAGACTAGATTTACCCTTGAGGGCACTTGTGGATGGTGCTGCAATTAATTCCCTTGACCCCAGCAGTCTCCAGGAATTTTATTCCCTTCTTCTGGGATTGTTCCAGGCAGATGAGAGACCATCACTCATTGTGAGGACAAAGGAATATCACTTTGTTACTCTGCTCTTTAAAGCAGATGCAATTGTACTTCTTGATAGTCGCAGGACATCTGCTCTTCCACTGTCCCTTAAAGATGGCCTAGGTTACATTCAGAGAGAAGCATATCAGAACCCAGATTTTGCTGCTGTAAACCTTCAAGGGCCTGGAACTTATGGCAATCCTGTGAGAGTGAATGACTTGCCAGAAGTTAAGCTgcacacaaattttcattgcacACTGGATGAGGTGTGGGATTTAAGCAGTACTATAAGTGATGATACCATCATTGCCACACTCCATGGACAAGTCAAAGCAAAAGATGTTCGTACCCTCAAGCCAGGTAACCAAATAAATGATGTCGTGATCAACTACATTGGTCCATTCTTAATGAGTCAGAAAAAGGATGTGTATGTGGCAAGCACCTTTTGGCTAAATCACTGCAGCCAAGAGCTGGGTCTTAAGGAAATGCTtaggtgtgattttcacaagtatgaAAAGTTTATATTTCCTGTTCATTGCCCTGGTCACTGGTGGTGTGTCTTAATAGACAGGCCAATGAAGTTGTATGGGGAATTTGACTCCCTTTGTAAAGATCGAAGGAgtgattatgtttttcaggtcTTGTGCAGGGAATTCAAAACTGcaaatattgatatttcttcatttcgaagGTTAAGTcaggaggaaagagaaaagttgcCTTCTCAAGGACAGAATGTTTTTGACTGTGGTGTCTTTGTCTTGGGTTTTATCAGTGCATTTGTCAACAACTTGGAAATGAATTTCAGCTTAAGGGATATGCCATTCCTGCGGAATTCATTTGCGAAAATTATCATGAATGGGCAACCAGTAtgtgacattaaaaattgtcCCAGTACCCAAGAAAGTTGTCATCCAGCTTGTGAAGAAGGTGGCCATGGAAGTGTCCTTGGGCTAGTTGGTTGCTCTACCATTGAAACTATGAGATGTAGGGGTCAAGAGAATATTTGCAGTGACAAAGAATCTGGAGTAAGTGGTACAGGACTTATACATTGTGCTGGTGAAAACAGCAGTGCAAGAATAGGTGAAGATGGAATTAAGAAATGCAGAACAGGAGTGAGTCCATTTAGTCCTGACAAAAccatggaagaggtttctgttggttttggtgttgcttttcctgGTAAGTATGAATTAGGGGATTTTGAGAAGGATTATGAAGATATGGAAGATGATCCATTTGTTGTCCCCCCTCCTCTTCTGCCATTAGACATTCAACTACGGGACAAAGACACAgagttgtcaaatgaaaacaatattcaag ccagtgaaccagatgatgaagatttggTCTTGTATGAGCTCCTCAAGCCTCCTTATGATGCTTCTCACGAG cttCCAACCCTACAGATGCTCTATTctaaagaagaaaggaaggtattccaaggccttaaccccatcactgagcaatatcttttcaaactaaggaaggagaaagggataaatgttccaagagggtgttaccatgcagtgatgacaacagaaGAAATGGTAGATTTTGATTACTGGAGGCAGGTAAGGAAGGGGAAGTCgagacaaagatttttccattacAGGTGGGATAGAGCCTTCGAAGTTTGGACCAAGGAGACCACAGAAGAGTTGATAGATGTGGCAAGTATCTTAGAGCGAGTTGATAGTGATGGATGGGTCTTATTGAACATCACAGAACAGTATCACTATGAaatgtggagagactggaaatggaggcaacttgaggagaaagaccttttgtaa